A genomic region of Aeropyrum pernix K1 contains the following coding sequences:
- a CDS encoding tRNA (guanine(10)-N(2))-dimethyltransferase yields the protein MPSPMRLAVTHEGRSIIYIPSPEYAVASGRLEPAWLEVFYNPAMEFNRDVSVVAASALRRTGLLTRSGVAFDAHAGVGVRGVRYAVEAGYVKVIMNDINPKASMLAALNARANGLEPGSYMIFNKESNSLMFHLSRERPTPVSLIDIDPYGSPAPFVDAALALSGKGTVVAMTATDLAVLEGGKARAAVRRYMLRSVSKTPVSKETGLRVLLGYVARVAAAHDKAVKPLLAYYADHYYRVYVAVERGARRSDSMLEENLGRLVYCPETGVALALSYAEDPASACGGSYVVAADPAWIGSLGDQAFLEAMLNIAVEAVWLGTRPRVEKLLNTLHGEAPLSPRSIYVSLTSVASKARVNTPKKSKVVELLRSMGYRAVATHFSGEGVRTDAPWGEVLEAVVKLGSSG from the coding sequence GTGCCCTCTCCAATGAGGCTTGCGGTAACTCATGAGGGTAGGAGTATAATCTACATACCCAGCCCAGAGTACGCTGTAGCCTCTGGTAGGCTAGAGCCCGCGTGGCTGGAGGTCTTCTACAACCCCGCCATGGAGTTTAACAGGGATGTAAGCGTAGTCGCCGCATCCGCCCTGAGGAGGACGGGTTTGCTGACGAGGTCTGGCGTAGCGTTCGACGCCCACGCGGGGGTCGGTGTGAGGGGCGTGAGGTATGCTGTTGAGGCGGGTTACGTGAAGGTGATAATGAACGATATAAACCCTAAGGCTTCAATGCTGGCAGCGCTCAACGCCAGAGCGAACGGTCTAGAGCCGGGCTCCTACATGATATTCAACAAGGAGTCCAACAGCCTGATGTTCCACCTTTCCAGGGAGAGGCCCACGCCTGTTTCCCTTATAGATATAGACCCCTACGGCTCGCCCGCGCCCTTCGTAGACGCTGCTCTCGCCCTCTCTGGTAAGGGGACCGTGGTCGCCATGACCGCTACCGATCTTGCCGTGCTCGAGGGAGGGAAGGCTAGGGCGGCGGTGAGGAGGTACATGCTGAGGAGCGTCTCAAAAACTCCCGTCTCCAAGGAGACCGGGTTGAGGGTGCTCCTGGGGTATGTGGCTAGGGTTGCTGCAGCGCACGACAAGGCTGTGAAGCCGCTGCTGGCATACTATGCGGACCATTATTACAGGGTGTATGTGGCGGTGGAGCGGGGGGCTAGGCGGTCCGACTCCATGCTGGAGGAGAACCTTGGCAGGCTAGTCTACTGCCCCGAGACCGGCGTGGCGCTAGCCCTCTCTTACGCCGAGGACCCCGCTAGCGCGTGTGGCGGATCCTATGTGGTGGCAGCAGATCCTGCTTGGATAGGAAGCCTGGGAGACCAGGCTTTCCTTGAGGCTATGCTTAACATAGCGGTTGAGGCGGTATGGTTGGGCACCCGCCCGAGGGTGGAAAAGCTTCTGAACACTCTGCATGGTGAGGCCCCCCTCTCCCCGAGGAGCATATATGTGTCGCTGACCAGCGTAGCATCAAAGGCCAGAGTGAACACTCCTAAGAAGAGCAAGGTCGTGGAATTGCTGAGGAGTATGGGGTATAGGGCTGTGGCGACACACTTTTCGGGTGAGGGCGTCAGGACTGACGCGCCTTGGGGTGAGGTGCTGGAGGCTGTTGTGAAACTAGGCTCTAGCGGATAG
- a CDS encoding helix-turn-helix transcriptional regulator: MVRNVEVYEKRALELIKQTEGILQSELWKLLGLDSREGSRIVLRLARKGIIRREQVVINGRKTYRLFPAEPTDRKKLNIIVDIGSILDIPCVVCPYIDECGEGGFYSPESCRLIDEWVHGR, encoded by the coding sequence ATGGTTAGAAACGTTGAGGTTTACGAAAAGCGTGCGCTAGAACTCATAAAGCAGACTGAGGGTATACTGCAGAGCGAACTCTGGAAGCTGCTGGGCCTCGACAGCCGCGAAGGCTCGCGTATAGTCCTGCGCCTAGCAAGGAAGGGAATAATACGGAGGGAGCAGGTTGTCATCAACGGTAGGAAAACGTACAGGCTCTTTCCCGCAGAGCCGACTGATAGGAAGAAGCTAAACATAATAGTCGACATCGGATCCATACTCGACATACCATGCGTCGTGTGCCCCTACATAGACGAGTGTGGCGAGGGAGGCTTCTACAGCCCTGAGAGCTGCCGCCTGATTGACGAGTGGGTGCACGGCAGGTAG
- a CDS encoding transcriptional regulator → MVQGLPGEFEDYLYRVIASLYRYAERLVVVDYPSSPTRRSIDLIVSLPGSRVVLIKAIYDASLISKKEVEELSAVANSLGVSAVIIAERMGREDLLTGVVYDRYGVNMVNLETFENFVSGREEVYVTRYKDIYTVSISSEKLREKRLEKGLSLGHLAYMLKTSRKSIYEYERGVMSPSVEKAEKLVDILGEEILEPIDILTSPRKPVSKRDFDKPEEALVGEKLLELGFKVSHAKRTVVDLVAGRSGEEGVGSRIMIVVKRSREGRERMMSRIMKGVKMGSILSSSLYAVVNREEKSLIKDIDYTKTIVKDVREFINDVSRGRVEENEE, encoded by the coding sequence ATGGTGCAGGGTCTGCCAGGGGAGTTCGAGGACTATCTCTACAGGGTTATAGCTTCGCTATATAGGTATGCTGAGAGGCTTGTGGTTGTAGACTATCCAAGCAGCCCTACCAGGCGGAGTATAGACTTAATAGTCAGCCTCCCCGGCTCCAGGGTTGTGCTTATAAAGGCGATCTACGACGCGTCGCTCATATCGAAGAAGGAAGTGGAGGAGCTATCGGCCGTAGCCAATAGTTTAGGAGTATCGGCCGTCATAATAGCTGAGAGGATGGGTAGGGAGGACCTGCTCACCGGCGTAGTCTACGACAGGTATGGGGTGAATATGGTTAACCTCGAGACCTTTGAAAACTTTGTCTCTGGAAGGGAGGAGGTGTACGTCACAAGATACAAGGACATATACACTGTTAGCATAAGCAGCGAGAAGCTTAGGGAGAAGAGGCTGGAGAAAGGACTCAGCCTAGGCCACCTGGCGTATATGCTCAAGACATCCAGAAAGAGCATATACGAGTACGAAAGGGGCGTAATGTCTCCTTCCGTAGAAAAGGCGGAGAAGCTAGTAGACATACTCGGGGAAGAGATTCTCGAGCCCATAGACATCCTCACCAGCCCTAGGAAGCCGGTTTCTAAGAGGGACTTCGACAAGCCGGAGGAAGCTCTGGTTGGCGAAAAGCTTCTGGAGCTAGGCTTCAAGGTATCCCACGCAAAAAGAACGGTCGTGGACCTCGTTGCCGGCAGGAGCGGGGAGGAGGGTGTGGGCAGCAGGATCATGATAGTTGTGAAACGGAGCCGGGAGGGTAGGGAGAGGATGATGAGCAGGATAATGAAGGGAGTTAAGATGGGCAGCATACTCTCCAGCAGTCTCTACGCTGTGGTGAACAGGGAGGAGAAGAGCCTGATAAAAGACATAGATTATACAAAGACGATCGTGAAGGACGTTAGAGAATTTATCAACGATGTTAGCAGGGGGAGAGTGGAGGAGAATGAGGAGTAG
- a CDS encoding CBS domain-containing protein has translation MKAWEIARKPRVVVYPGDPLTYVRAMMRREEEPIAVVVVESEKSEKVVGYITWNEVIQVTSHYSHLRAKDAMLDYPVAFKDDDIGDVYKRMVEEKVYAIPVLESRDNPNLVGVVTVADIVRALRRAGFKPMAETVAEVMTVEDLDRYLAEPGERVDRVWSDLVYRRMPGKIVVRSREEPVPWGLVSPREFVSTSRWFFHRESERGLKTVAKVRRIMLRGVPVATPETPIEYVADVMAEHDYTVLPVIDEKEGRVVGVVTIFDVARAYIEGAKPGRVRPVARPVVPIEVKPEERVAYVSTERMLQQVMVERPQPVEIAGLTASEIARSELPAITVNDSIEHARRVMLRYRSNYVLVVDEDGNIKGVVSKWSMLKAIGLRGPLWRRRVYDKFFIDFVMDTNIERIKPDASIEEVALKMASSRSEVVIVEGDDGKPIGFITKDDLVEAYKRLMAGRSKVENIMTPGRIGIVHPHHSLYHAVNKMHNFYLDALTVYDGREVIGVVSANRLPFVAYEDAMGRKSRRLIWVRKLVKGSARRGRYVKVLPLVVLDVTTELRGVYVSPDDDVVKAIELMEKYNVDGIPVVDKDGRVLGVVTKTDVVRELARTARIRIERGLPTRVEESRREEEAAKAG, from the coding sequence TTGAAGGCCTGGGAGATTGCTAGGAAGCCAAGGGTTGTAGTGTATCCTGGCGACCCGCTGACATATGTGAGGGCCATGATGAGGCGTGAGGAGGAGCCGATAGCTGTTGTTGTTGTTGAGAGTGAGAAGAGCGAGAAGGTTGTAGGCTATATTACGTGGAACGAGGTCATACAGGTGACAAGCCACTACTCACACCTGCGCGCCAAGGACGCGATGCTAGATTATCCTGTGGCCTTTAAGGATGACGACATCGGAGATGTTTACAAGAGGATGGTTGAGGAGAAGGTCTACGCCATCCCTGTTCTCGAGTCGAGGGATAACCCAAACCTGGTTGGCGTGGTGACTGTAGCAGATATAGTTAGGGCTCTAAGGAGGGCGGGCTTCAAGCCTATGGCCGAGACTGTAGCCGAGGTCATGACTGTGGAGGACCTAGACCGCTACCTGGCGGAGCCGGGGGAGAGAGTTGACAGGGTTTGGAGCGATCTAGTGTATAGGAGGATGCCGGGCAAGATAGTCGTTAGGAGCAGGGAGGAGCCCGTGCCATGGGGTCTCGTGTCCCCCCGCGAGTTCGTATCGACTAGTAGATGGTTCTTCCATAGGGAGAGCGAGCGTGGGTTAAAGACTGTTGCCAAGGTTAGGAGGATCATGTTGAGAGGAGTTCCCGTAGCCACGCCTGAGACTCCGATAGAATATGTTGCAGACGTTATGGCGGAGCATGATTACACCGTGTTGCCTGTTATAGATGAGAAGGAGGGCCGAGTCGTCGGAGTGGTAACTATATTCGACGTGGCAAGGGCCTACATCGAGGGCGCCAAGCCTGGCAGGGTGAGGCCTGTAGCCAGGCCGGTCGTGCCGATAGAGGTTAAGCCTGAGGAGAGGGTGGCCTACGTTAGCACCGAGAGGATGCTGCAGCAGGTTATGGTTGAGAGGCCGCAGCCGGTGGAGATAGCTGGTCTCACGGCCTCAGAGATAGCTAGGAGCGAGCTGCCAGCTATCACTGTGAACGATAGCATCGAGCACGCGAGGAGAGTGATGCTCAGGTACAGGTCAAACTATGTCCTTGTGGTTGACGAGGACGGGAACATAAAGGGGGTTGTGTCTAAGTGGAGTATGCTTAAGGCCATAGGCCTGAGAGGCCCGCTCTGGAGGAGAAGGGTCTATGACAAGTTCTTCATAGACTTCGTTATGGACACTAATATCGAGAGGATCAAGCCTGATGCTAGTATAGAGGAAGTTGCTCTGAAGATGGCGTCCTCTAGGAGTGAGGTTGTGATAGTTGAGGGTGATGACGGCAAGCCGATTGGCTTCATAACAAAGGACGATCTAGTGGAGGCATACAAGAGGCTGATGGCCGGGCGGTCGAAGGTTGAGAACATCATGACTCCAGGCCGTATAGGCATAGTGCATCCGCACCATAGCCTGTATCATGCCGTAAACAAGATGCACAACTTCTACCTCGACGCTTTAACGGTCTACGACGGCCGCGAGGTCATAGGTGTCGTGTCCGCCAATAGACTTCCCTTCGTGGCTTACGAGGACGCTATGGGTAGGAAGTCTAGAAGGCTGATCTGGGTTAGAAAGCTTGTTAAAGGCTCTGCCAGAAGGGGCAGGTACGTGAAGGTGCTGCCACTGGTGGTGCTCGACGTTACAACAGAGCTCAGAGGAGTCTACGTCAGTCCGGACGACGACGTTGTAAAAGCCATAGAGCTTATGGAGAAGTACAACGTGGACGGTATACCAGTCGTTGACAAGGATGGACGCGTCCTAGGGGTTGTCACAAAGACCGACGTGGTGAGAGAGCTAGCGAGAACAGCCAGGATAAGGATCGAGAGGGGCCTTCCCACCCGCGTGGAAGAGAGTAGAAGGGAGGAAGAGGCGGCCAAGGCAGGCTGA
- a CDS encoding nucleoside-triphosphatase, whose amino-acid sequence MQSRELREQLLGCVKSRKSLHVTGPPGSGKSTFVSRLAEALRVKGCRLGGFMAPEVRRGGRRVAFKIVDIASGEEGYLAVADESLAAPGGRRARHGRYLVLVDEAWRVMSHAIRNAFEHADIIIVDEIGPMELAVPGFREALTEILDSGKPLVTVFHRRLRTLDPGLYKLLERGCIVWLDERNRGPLIRLVSEIASALSNEACGNS is encoded by the coding sequence ATGCAGTCCAGGGAGCTTCGTGAACAGCTTTTAGGGTGCGTTAAATCTAGGAAGTCTCTGCATGTTACTGGCCCACCTGGCTCGGGTAAAAGCACCTTCGTTTCCAGGCTAGCGGAGGCATTGCGAGTTAAGGGCTGTAGGCTTGGGGGTTTTATGGCGCCTGAGGTAAGGAGGGGTGGTAGGCGTGTTGCCTTCAAGATAGTGGATATCGCCAGCGGGGAGGAGGGTTATCTTGCTGTTGCCGACGAGAGTCTTGCGGCGCCGGGTGGTAGGCGTGCGAGGCATGGGAGATATCTTGTGCTGGTTGACGAGGCTTGGCGTGTCATGTCCCATGCCATCCGTAATGCCTTTGAGCATGCTGACATCATAATTGTCGACGAGATAGGTCCTATGGAGCTCGCGGTTCCAGGTTTTAGGGAGGCGCTTACCGAGATCCTAGATTCCGGGAAGCCGTTGGTAACAGTTTTCCATAGGAGGCTGAGGACTCTAGACCCGGGGCTGTATAAGCTGTTGGAGAGGGGCTGTATAGTGTGGCTGGACGAGAGGAATAGAGGCCCTCTTATAAGATTGGTGAGTGAAATTGCCAGTGCCCTCTCCAATGAGGCTTGCGGTAACTCATGA